Proteins found in one Primulina eburnea isolate SZY01 chromosome 16, ASM2296580v1, whole genome shotgun sequence genomic segment:
- the LOC140816361 gene encoding CDPK-related kinase 4-like isoform X1 yields the protein MGHCCSKNVLVSVDKDEVAPTSSAADNGRRQTPESAPHTPSATANGAARTPAHYSSASPWQSPYPAGVAPSPSPARTPGRKFRWPLPPPSPAKPIMSAFFKRQPVTTPTTPIPEEAGGSGEGAERALDKSFGYSRNFSAKFELGKEVGRGHFGHTCWAKGKKGDLKNQQVAVKIISKAKMTTAIAIEDVRREVKILKALSGHKNLIQFYEAFEDIHNVYVVMELCEGGELLDRILARGGRYTEDDAKNIVVQMLSVVSFCHLQGVVHRDLKPEQNFLFATKDEDAPMKVIDFGLSDFIRPDQRLNDIVGSAYYVAPEVLHRSYCSEADIWSIGVITYILLCGSRPFWARTESGIFRSVLRADPNFYDAPWPAVSAEAKDFVKKLLNRDHRKRMTAAQALAHPWVRGLNCAVPLDMLVYKLIKSYIRATPLRRAALRALSKALTDEELFYLRAQFKLLEPRDGCVSLDNFRTALLTVATDAMRESRVADILNQMEPLSYKKMDFEEFCAASISPYQLEALERWEDIASEAFQYFEQEGNRVTSVEELAQEFNLGPTAYSLLKDWIRPSDGKLSFLGYTKFLHGVTVRSLNTRQRQ from the exons ATGGGGCATTGTTGCAGCAAGAATGTTTTAGTTTCTGTCGATAAAGACGAAGTCGCTCCAACTTCCTCCGCCGCCGACAACGGCCGccgtcaaactccagaatcggCACCGCACACTCCGTCTGCTACTGCGAATGGAGCAGCGCGTACCCCGGCGCACTACTCCTCGGCGAGTCCGTGGCAGAGTCCGTACCCTGCCGGGGTTGCACCGTCGCCTTCACCAGCGAGGACGCCGGGTCGGAAGTTTAGGTGGCCCTTGCCTCCTCCATCGCCGGCGAAGCCGATTATGTCGGCATTTTTTAAGCGGCAACCCGTGACGACGCCAACGACGCCTATACCGGAGGAAGCCGGAGGTAGCGGAGAGGGGGCCGAGCGGGCCCTCGATAAGAGCTTTGGATATTCTAGGAATTTTTCGGCCAAGTTTGAGTTGGGTAAGGAGGTGGGGCGAGGCCATTTCGGCCATACCTGCTGGGCGAAGGGGAAAAAAGGAGATCTGAAGAATCAACAGGTGGCTGTAAAGATCATTTCCAAAGCTAAG ATGACAACAGCTATAGCTATTGAAGACGTGCGGAGAGAGGTGAAGATATTGAAAGCTTTGTCTGGACATAAAAACCTGATCCAGTTTTACGAAGCTTTCGAGGATATACATAACGTTTATGTTGTTATGGA ATTGTGTGAAGGCGGTGAGCTGCTGGATAGAATTTTAGCACG AGGTGGTAGGTATACAGAAGATGATGCCAAGAATATAGTTGTGCAGATGTTGAGTGTTGTTTCCTTTTGTCATCTCCAAGGCGTTGTACACCGGGACCTAAAGCCAGAG CAGAATTTTTTATTTGCCACGAAAGATGAAGATGCTCCCATGAAGGTCATAGATTTTGGTCTATCTGATTTCATTAGGCCAG ATCAACGCCTCAATGATATTGTGGGCAGTGCATACTATGTGGCACCTGAAGTACTTCACAGATCATACTGCAGTGAAGCTGATATTTGGAGTATTGGTGTAATAACTTACATCTTATTATGCGGAAGCAGACCTTTTTGGGCTCGCACGGAATCAGGAATTTTTCGATCCGTTCTGCGAGCGGATCCTAATTTCTATGATGCACCATGGCCAGCTGTATCTGCAGAAGCCAAAGATTTTGTGAAAAAGCTTCTAAATAGGGACCATAGGAAGAGGATGACTGCTGCCCAAGCACTTG CCCATCCATGGGTAAGGGGACTAAACTGTGCTGTACCATTGGATATGCTAGTGTACAAATTAATTAAGTCATATATTCGAGCCACTCCTTTAAGACGTGCTGCCTTGAGA GCACTTTCGAAAGCTTTGACGGATGAAGAACTATTTTACTTAAGGGCTCAATTTAAGCTTCTGGAACCACGGGATGGTTGTGTTTCTCTCGATAATTTTAGAACA GCTCTCTTGACAGTTGCAACTGATGCCATGAGAGAATCAAGAGTTGCTGACATTTTGAATCAG ATGGAACCTCTATCCTACAAAAAGATGGATTTTGAAGAGTTTTGTGCAGCATCTATTAGTCCATATCAACTTGAGGCTCTTGAGAGATGGGAGGATATCGCAAGTGAAGCATTTCAGTATTTCGAACAAGAAGGAAATCGTGTCACTTCTGTCGAGGAACTGGCGCAG GAATTCAACTTGGGCCCTACTGCTTATTCCCTACTCAAAGATTGGATCAGACCATCAGATGGAAAATTGAGTTTTCTCGGCTACACCAAGTTCTTGCACGGTGTAACTGTTCGAAGTTTGAATACAAGACAAAGACAATAG
- the LOC140816361 gene encoding CDPK-related kinase 4-like isoform X2: protein MGHCCSKNVLVSVDKDEVAPTSSAADNGRRQTPESAPHTPSATANGAARTPAHYSSASPWQSPYPAGVAPSPSPARTPGRKFRWPLPPPSPAKPIMSAFFKRQPVTTPTTPIPEEAGGSGEGAERALDKSFGYSRNFSAKFELGKEVGRGHFGHTCWAKGKKGDLKNQQVAVKIISKAKMTTAIAIEDVRREVKILKALSGHKNLIQFYEAFEDIHNVYVVMELCEGGELLDRILARGGRYTEDDAKNIVVQMLSVVSFCHLQGVVHRDLKPENFLFATKDEDAPMKVIDFGLSDFIRPDQRLNDIVGSAYYVAPEVLHRSYCSEADIWSIGVITYILLCGSRPFWARTESGIFRSVLRADPNFYDAPWPAVSAEAKDFVKKLLNRDHRKRMTAAQALAHPWVRGLNCAVPLDMLVYKLIKSYIRATPLRRAALRALSKALTDEELFYLRAQFKLLEPRDGCVSLDNFRTALLTVATDAMRESRVADILNQMEPLSYKKMDFEEFCAASISPYQLEALERWEDIASEAFQYFEQEGNRVTSVEELAQEFNLGPTAYSLLKDWIRPSDGKLSFLGYTKFLHGVTVRSLNTRQRQ from the exons ATGGGGCATTGTTGCAGCAAGAATGTTTTAGTTTCTGTCGATAAAGACGAAGTCGCTCCAACTTCCTCCGCCGCCGACAACGGCCGccgtcaaactccagaatcggCACCGCACACTCCGTCTGCTACTGCGAATGGAGCAGCGCGTACCCCGGCGCACTACTCCTCGGCGAGTCCGTGGCAGAGTCCGTACCCTGCCGGGGTTGCACCGTCGCCTTCACCAGCGAGGACGCCGGGTCGGAAGTTTAGGTGGCCCTTGCCTCCTCCATCGCCGGCGAAGCCGATTATGTCGGCATTTTTTAAGCGGCAACCCGTGACGACGCCAACGACGCCTATACCGGAGGAAGCCGGAGGTAGCGGAGAGGGGGCCGAGCGGGCCCTCGATAAGAGCTTTGGATATTCTAGGAATTTTTCGGCCAAGTTTGAGTTGGGTAAGGAGGTGGGGCGAGGCCATTTCGGCCATACCTGCTGGGCGAAGGGGAAAAAAGGAGATCTGAAGAATCAACAGGTGGCTGTAAAGATCATTTCCAAAGCTAAG ATGACAACAGCTATAGCTATTGAAGACGTGCGGAGAGAGGTGAAGATATTGAAAGCTTTGTCTGGACATAAAAACCTGATCCAGTTTTACGAAGCTTTCGAGGATATACATAACGTTTATGTTGTTATGGA ATTGTGTGAAGGCGGTGAGCTGCTGGATAGAATTTTAGCACG AGGTGGTAGGTATACAGAAGATGATGCCAAGAATATAGTTGTGCAGATGTTGAGTGTTGTTTCCTTTTGTCATCTCCAAGGCGTTGTACACCGGGACCTAAAGCCAGAG AATTTTTTATTTGCCACGAAAGATGAAGATGCTCCCATGAAGGTCATAGATTTTGGTCTATCTGATTTCATTAGGCCAG ATCAACGCCTCAATGATATTGTGGGCAGTGCATACTATGTGGCACCTGAAGTACTTCACAGATCATACTGCAGTGAAGCTGATATTTGGAGTATTGGTGTAATAACTTACATCTTATTATGCGGAAGCAGACCTTTTTGGGCTCGCACGGAATCAGGAATTTTTCGATCCGTTCTGCGAGCGGATCCTAATTTCTATGATGCACCATGGCCAGCTGTATCTGCAGAAGCCAAAGATTTTGTGAAAAAGCTTCTAAATAGGGACCATAGGAAGAGGATGACTGCTGCCCAAGCACTTG CCCATCCATGGGTAAGGGGACTAAACTGTGCTGTACCATTGGATATGCTAGTGTACAAATTAATTAAGTCATATATTCGAGCCACTCCTTTAAGACGTGCTGCCTTGAGA GCACTTTCGAAAGCTTTGACGGATGAAGAACTATTTTACTTAAGGGCTCAATTTAAGCTTCTGGAACCACGGGATGGTTGTGTTTCTCTCGATAATTTTAGAACA GCTCTCTTGACAGTTGCAACTGATGCCATGAGAGAATCAAGAGTTGCTGACATTTTGAATCAG ATGGAACCTCTATCCTACAAAAAGATGGATTTTGAAGAGTTTTGTGCAGCATCTATTAGTCCATATCAACTTGAGGCTCTTGAGAGATGGGAGGATATCGCAAGTGAAGCATTTCAGTATTTCGAACAAGAAGGAAATCGTGTCACTTCTGTCGAGGAACTGGCGCAG GAATTCAACTTGGGCCCTACTGCTTATTCCCTACTCAAAGATTGGATCAGACCATCAGATGGAAAATTGAGTTTTCTCGGCTACACCAAGTTCTTGCACGGTGTAACTGTTCGAAGTTTGAATACAAGACAAAGACAATAG